The stretch of DNA GGCGGCCGTAACTATAACGGTCCTAAGGTAGCGAAATTCCTTGTCGGGTAAGTTCCGACCTGCACGAATGGCGTAACGATTTGAGCGCTGTCTCAACGAGGGACTCGGTGAAATTATAATATTGGTAAAGATACCAATTACCCACAGAAGGACGGAAAGACCCCGTGAACCTTTACTGTAGCTTGATATTGGACTTTGGTATACCTTATGCAGGATAGGTAGGAGGCTTTGAAATCAGGGCGCCAGCTCTGGTGGAGCCAACGGTGAGATACTACCTTTGGTATGCTGGAGTTCTAACCACGTTCCGTAATCCGGGCGTGGGACAGTGGCAGGTAGGCAGTTTGACTGGGGCGGTCGCCTCCTAAAGAGTAACGGAGGCGTCCAAAGGTTCCCTCAGAGTGTTTGGCAATCACTCGTAGAGTATAAGGGCAAAAGGGAGCTTAACTGCAAGACTTACAAGTCAAGCAGGAACGAAAGTTGGGCCTAGTGATCCGGCGGCTCAGTGTGGAATGGCCGTCGCTCAACGGATAAAAGGTACTCCGGGGATAACAGGCTTATCTCCCCCAAGAGTCCATATCGACGGGGAGGTTTGGCACCTCGATGTCGGCTCATCGCATCCTGGGGCTGTAGCAGGTCCCAAGGGTTTGGCTGTTCGCCAATTAAAGCGGTACGCGAGCTGGGTTTAGAACGTCGTGAGACAGTTCGGTCCCTATCCTCTGTGGGCGCAGGAAAATTGAGGGAATTCGTCCCTAGTACGAGAGGACCGGGATGAGCAAACCTCTGGTGTGCCAGTTGTCCTGCCAAGGGCATGGCTGGTTAGCCAAGTTTGTTATGGATAAGTACTGAAAGCATATAAGTACGAAGCCATTCCCAAGATCAGTTTTCCCATCCATTTGGAGTAAGACCCCATGAAGAATACATGGTTGATAGGCTGGATGTGTAAGCACAGCAATGTGTTTAGCTGACCAGTACTAATAGGTCGAGGACTTAATATTTTCTATAAGATGCTATGAAGCTTTGAGAGAACACTTTAAAAATTTATTTTAGTTTACGGTGGCAATAGCGAAAGGGCAACACCTGTTCCCATCCCGAACACAGAAGTTAAGCCTTTCAGCGCCGATGGTACTGCACTGGCGACGGTGTGGGAGAGTAGGTAGCCGCCGTTTTTTTATGCCTAAAAATAAATTATTTTCTCTACTATACCCCCTTATTAATAAAAATAAGTCAAAAATCGTTATTAATTTCTTACAAAATAAACAAAATTATTAAATCCGCCATAATTATTTACAAAATAAAGGAATATTTAGAATAAATTATAAAAATTTAGAAATAAACTGTAATATTTTATAATTGGTAATTATTGCTATTTTTATTATAAATATTAGGGTATAATTAAACAAAATTAGATAAACATAGGTTATTTACCAGATTGTAAAAAATAGTAGAGGATAGGACATGAAATTAAAAATTGAAGAAATTAGAGACAAATTAGATCAGAAGAATTATGAGAAACTGGCTAAAATTAATAATCCTGACTTTCATGAATTCTTAGTCAAATACGTAAAGCTCCTAAATCCGGATAGTATATTCGTAAGTGATGATTCACCACAGGACATACAGTATATCAGGGATAAGGCTTTAAGGGATGGCGAGGAGAAGAAGCTGGCTATTGAAGGACACACGGTTCATTTTGATGGAACAAATGATCAGGCCAGAGATAAAAAAAGAACCAAGTTTATGGTTGATAGTAATAGTAAGCTGACCAGTGAGTTTAACACCGTTGATAAGCAGGAAGGCCAGGAAGAAGTTTTCGGTTTCTTTAAAGACATCATGGTGGGAAGAGAACTGCTGGTAAGCTTCTACAGCCTGGGTCCAAGTAATTCTTTGTTCACCATACCTGCAGTCCAGCTGACCGATTCCAGTTATGTAGCTCACTCTGAATCTATATTATACAGGCCTGGATATAAAGAATTTTTAAACATGGATAAAGGGTCCGGGTTCTTTAAATTTGTACACTCTGAAGGAAAATTGGAAAATGCGGTAAGTGTTGATGTGGATAAAAGAAGAGTATATATTGACACCCGGGACGAAATTGTATACTCGGTAAATACCCAGTACGGCGGAAATACTATTGGCCTCAAAAAATTAGCCATGAGATTGGCCATAAGAAGGGCTTCCGAAGAAGGCTGGCTGACCGAGCATATGTTTATAAGCGGCATTCACGGCCCCAAGGAAAGGGTAACCTACTTTATGGGCGCTTTCCCTTCTATGTGTGGAAAGACTTCTACGGCTATGATACCTACCGAAACCATTGTTGGCGATGATATTGCTTATATACGGAAAGTGGATGGAACTATTAAGGCAGTAAATGTAGAAGAAGGACTGTTCGGTATAATTAAGGATATCAACCCTGAAGATGATCCTATAATCTGGGATGTA from Actinomycetes bacterium encodes:
- a CDS encoding phosphoenolpyruvate carboxykinase (GTP); this encodes MKLKIEEIRDKLDQKNYEKLAKINNPDFHEFLVKYVKLLNPDSIFVSDDSPQDIQYIRDKALRDGEEKKLAIEGHTVHFDGTNDQARDKKRTKFMVDSNSKLTSEFNTVDKQEGQEEVFGFFKDIMVGRELLVSFYSLGPSNSLFTIPAVQLTDSSYVAHSESILYRPGYKEFLNMDKGSGFFKFVHSEGKLENAVSVDVDKRRVYIDTRDEIVYSVNTQYGGNTIGLKKLAMRLAIRRASEEGWLTEHMFISGIHGPKERVTYFMGAFPSMCGKTSTAMIPTETIVGDDIAYIRKVDGTIKAVNVEEGLFGIIKDINPEDDPIIWDVLHSANETIFSNILVTEDGDTYWIGKPTEMPEKGINYSGKWWPGKKDEQGNEITPSHKNARFTTNLRSLENLDPNYNNPDGVSIGGIVYGGRDSDTNVPVLEAYNWKHGIVTIGASLESETTAATLGKTGVRTFNPMSNMDFLSIPIGKYLDMNINFGDGLDNPPKIFGVNYFLKGKDGEYISSILDKRVWLKWMELRVHGEVDAIDIGTGYIPYYEDLRGLFEKVLDSEYSKKDYEKQFSLRVVENLSKIDRITKIYEDIEGEIPSIMFEMLKKQRAKLIEMQKKYGDYIKPDQLA